The Micromonospora krabiensis genome window below encodes:
- a CDS encoding Tex family protein yields MTLSVHQRIAEELGVAERQVRAAVELLDGGATVPFIARYRKEATGLLDDTQLRTLEERLRYLRELDERRAAVLESIRSQGKLDEALEAQIMAADSKSRLEDIYLPYKPKRRTRAQIAREAGLEPLAETLLAHPGQDPRTVAAGFVDAEKGVADAAAALDGARAILIERFGEDADLIGTLREQMWSRGRLVSRVRDGQESAGAKFADYFDFAEPYPKLPSHRILAMFRGEKEGVLDLTMEPDEAGEADAAPTGPSRYEAAIAGRFGISDQGRPGDRWLADTVRWAWRTRILIHLGADLRMRLWQAAEEEAVRVFATNLRDLLLAAPAGARPTMGLDPGLRTGVKVAVVDATGKVVATDTIYPHEPRRQWDASVETLARLAGAHGVELVAIGNGTASRETDKLAGDLIKRHPQLNLTKVVVSEAGASVYSASAYAAQELPGLDVSLRGAVSIARRLQDPLAELVKIDPRSIGVGQYQHDLSEVKLSRSLDAVVEDCVNGVGVDVNTASAPLLTRVSGIGAGLAENIVLHRDANGPFRSRAELKKVARLGPKAFEQCAGFLRIPDGDDPLDSSSVHPEAYPVVRRILATTGQDLRSLIGKSTILRGLKATDFVDETFGLPTVTDILAELEKPGRDPRPEFRTATFVEGVEKISDLTPGMVLEGVVTNVAAFGAFVDVGVHQDGLVHVSAMSRNFVKDPREVVKSGDVVKVKVLDVDVPRKRISLTLRLEDDAEAGAGRGGPEDGRRERGPRGGQGGRDAARGGQGGGRGGQGGGRGGQGGGGQGGAARTVQSGGQGGRRGGRDAQGGGRDGGQPRQGRGGTPPPANDAMADALRRAGLI; encoded by the coding sequence GTGACCCTCTCTGTTCATCAGCGCATCGCCGAGGAGCTCGGCGTGGCCGAGCGGCAGGTGCGGGCTGCCGTCGAGCTGCTCGACGGCGGCGCCACCGTGCCGTTCATCGCCCGCTACCGCAAGGAGGCCACCGGCCTGCTCGACGACACCCAGCTGCGCACCCTGGAGGAGCGGCTGCGCTACCTGCGCGAGCTGGACGAGCGCCGGGCCGCGGTGCTGGAGTCGATCCGGAGCCAGGGCAAGCTGGACGAGGCCCTCGAAGCCCAGATCATGGCGGCCGACTCGAAGTCGCGGCTGGAGGACATCTACCTGCCGTACAAGCCGAAGCGGCGCACCCGCGCGCAGATCGCCCGGGAGGCCGGGCTGGAGCCGCTCGCCGAGACGCTGCTGGCCCACCCGGGGCAGGACCCGCGTACCGTCGCCGCCGGCTTCGTGGACGCGGAGAAGGGCGTCGCCGACGCCGCGGCCGCGCTCGACGGCGCCCGGGCCATCCTCATCGAACGCTTCGGCGAGGACGCCGACCTGATCGGCACCCTGCGCGAGCAGATGTGGTCGCGGGGCCGGCTGGTGTCCCGGGTACGCGACGGGCAGGAGTCGGCCGGCGCCAAGTTCGCCGACTACTTCGACTTCGCCGAGCCGTACCCGAAGCTGCCGTCGCACCGGATCCTCGCGATGTTCCGGGGCGAGAAGGAGGGCGTGCTCGACCTGACCATGGAGCCGGACGAGGCCGGCGAGGCCGACGCCGCCCCGACCGGTCCGAGCCGCTACGAGGCGGCGATCGCCGGTCGGTTCGGCATCAGCGACCAGGGGCGGCCGGGCGACCGGTGGCTGGCCGACACGGTCCGCTGGGCGTGGCGCACCCGCATCCTCATCCACCTCGGCGCGGACCTGCGGATGCGGCTCTGGCAGGCCGCCGAGGAGGAGGCGGTACGCGTCTTCGCCACGAACCTGCGCGACCTGCTGCTCGCCGCACCCGCCGGCGCCCGCCCCACCATGGGCCTCGACCCCGGTCTGCGTACCGGGGTGAAGGTGGCCGTGGTGGACGCCACGGGCAAGGTCGTCGCCACCGACACCATCTACCCGCACGAGCCGCGCCGGCAGTGGGACGCCTCCGTCGAGACCCTCGCGCGGCTCGCCGGAGCGCACGGCGTGGAGCTGGTGGCGATCGGCAACGGCACCGCGTCGCGGGAGACGGACAAGCTCGCCGGTGACCTGATCAAGCGGCACCCGCAGCTCAACCTCACCAAGGTCGTCGTCTCCGAGGCGGGCGCGTCGGTCTACTCGGCCTCCGCGTACGCCGCGCAGGAGCTGCCCGGCCTGGACGTCTCGCTACGCGGCGCGGTCTCCATCGCCCGACGCCTGCAGGACCCGCTCGCCGAGCTCGTCAAGATCGACCCGCGGTCGATCGGGGTCGGCCAGTACCAGCACGACCTGTCCGAGGTGAAGCTCTCCCGGTCGCTGGACGCCGTGGTGGAGGACTGCGTCAACGGCGTCGGGGTCGACGTGAACACCGCGTCCGCTCCCCTGCTCACCCGGGTCTCCGGCATCGGTGCCGGGCTGGCCGAGAACATCGTGCTGCACCGGGACGCCAACGGGCCGTTCCGCTCCCGCGCCGAACTGAAGAAGGTGGCTCGGCTCGGCCCGAAGGCGTTCGAGCAGTGCGCCGGCTTCCTGCGCATCCCCGACGGCGACGACCCGTTGGACTCGTCCAGCGTGCACCCCGAGGCGTACCCGGTGGTCCGCCGGATCCTCGCCACCACCGGGCAGGATCTGCGGTCGCTCATCGGGAAGTCGACGATCCTGCGCGGGCTGAAGGCCACCGACTTCGTCGACGAGACGTTCGGCCTGCCCACGGTCACCGACATCCTCGCCGAACTGGAGAAGCCCGGGCGTGACCCGCGACCCGAGTTCCGCACCGCCACCTTCGTCGAGGGCGTGGAGAAGATCTCCGACCTGACGCCGGGCATGGTGCTGGAGGGTGTGGTCACCAACGTCGCCGCGTTCGGCGCGTTCGTCGACGTCGGCGTCCACCAGGACGGCCTGGTGCACGTGTCGGCGATGTCCCGGAACTTCGTCAAGGACCCGCGCGAGGTCGTCAAGTCCGGCGACGTGGTGAAGGTCAAGGTGCTCGACGTCGACGTGCCGCGCAAGCGCATCTCGCTGACCCTGCGCCTGGAGGACGACGCCGAGGCGGGAGCCGGACGCGGCGGCCCGGAGGACGGTCGTCGGGAGCGCGGCCCACGAGGCGGGCAGGGCGGCCGGGACGCCGCACGGGGCGGCCAGGGCGGCGGACGCGGTGGTCAGGGCGGCGGACGCGGTGGTCAGGGCGGGGGCGGCCAGGGCGGCGCGGCCCGGACGGTTCAGAGCGGCGGGCAGGGCGGCAGACGCGGTGGTCGGGACGCGCAGGGTGGCGGCCGAGACGGTGGGCAGCCGCGGCAGGGCCGAGGGGGTACGCCGCCACCGGCCAACGACGCCATGGCCGACGCCCTGCGCCGGGCCGGTCTGATCTGA
- a CDS encoding DUF389 domain-containing protein: protein MLHLRVIAPADRSAAVVDLLTTEPGVAHLAVLSGAARRPEGDLILCDVVRESADRVLHALRGLGVEAHGGISADEVELSISASAERAARKAPGSGADAVVWDEIAAKTGEQTELSATYLVLIVVATMIAGIGVLLDQPILVVGAMVVGPEFGPLAALCVALLRRNLAVIGRSVQALVVGFLAAMLITVLSTWALTAADLVSRDMLLAERPLTDFIWRPDALSWVVGLLAGVAGMLSLTSKKSGSLVGVLISVTTVPAAANVAVAAAYGVWHEAAGSALQLVINLSAIVLAGLLTLVVQQSWWWYVDRRNPRRSGGSTRARR, encoded by the coding sequence GTGCTGCACCTGAGGGTGATCGCCCCGGCGGACCGGTCGGCGGCGGTGGTGGACCTGCTGACCACCGAACCCGGCGTGGCCCACCTGGCGGTGCTGAGCGGGGCCGCCCGCCGGCCCGAGGGCGACCTCATCCTCTGCGATGTGGTCCGCGAGAGCGCCGACCGGGTGCTGCACGCCCTACGCGGACTCGGGGTGGAGGCACACGGCGGCATCTCGGCCGACGAGGTGGAGCTGTCCATCTCCGCGTCGGCGGAGCGCGCCGCCCGCAAGGCGCCCGGCAGCGGGGCGGACGCGGTGGTCTGGGACGAGATCGCCGCGAAGACCGGCGAGCAGACCGAGCTCTCCGCCACCTACCTCGTGCTGATCGTCGTCGCCACCATGATCGCCGGGATCGGGGTGCTGCTCGACCAACCGATCCTCGTCGTCGGCGCGATGGTCGTCGGCCCGGAGTTCGGCCCCCTCGCGGCGCTCTGCGTGGCGCTGCTGCGCCGCAACCTGGCGGTCATCGGCCGGTCCGTGCAGGCGCTGGTGGTCGGCTTCCTCGCCGCCATGCTGATCACCGTGCTGAGCACCTGGGCGCTCACCGCCGCCGACCTGGTCAGCCGGGACATGCTGCTGGCCGAGCGGCCGCTGACCGACTTCATCTGGCGGCCGGACGCGCTCTCCTGGGTGGTGGGTCTGCTGGCCGGGGTGGCCGGGATGCTCTCCCTGACCTCGAAGAAGTCGGGCAGCCTGGTCGGGGTGCTGATCTCGGTGACCACCGTGCCGGCCGCCGCCAACGTCGCCGTCGCCGCCGCGTACGGCGTGTGGCACGAGGCGGCCGGCTCGGCGCTCCAGCTGGTGATCAACCTTTCCGCGATCGTGCTGGCCGGCCTACTCACCCTCGTGGTGCAGCAGTCCTGGTGGTGGTATGTGGACCGGCGGAACCCGCGGCGGTCCGGCGGGTCGACCCGGGCCCGTCGCTAA
- a CDS encoding sugar transferase, producing MNASDRPVPLTRSDRGKRIVDATVAAILLVLVAPIVAAVAVLVAVGLGRPVLFRQCRSGLHGVPFEVVKFRTMRPPDPSRGLVGDGARLTPLGRWLRATSLDELPTLWNVLRGDMSLVGPRPLLPEYLDRYSPWQARRHEVRPGVTGLAQVRGRNSLSWEEKLDYDVEYVDTRCLRLDLSILVATVRTVLRREGITASGADTAPEFLGSPHRPAPPQRDRTTV from the coding sequence GTGAACGCCTCCGATCGACCCGTTCCGCTGACCCGCTCCGACCGGGGGAAGCGGATCGTCGACGCGACGGTGGCCGCGATCCTGCTGGTGCTGGTCGCACCGATAGTCGCGGCGGTGGCGGTGCTGGTCGCCGTGGGGCTCGGTCGCCCGGTGCTGTTCCGTCAGTGCCGCAGCGGACTGCACGGCGTGCCATTCGAGGTGGTGAAGTTCCGAACCATGCGTCCGCCGGATCCCAGCCGTGGCCTGGTCGGCGACGGCGCCCGGCTCACCCCGTTGGGGCGCTGGCTGCGAGCCACCAGCCTCGACGAACTACCGACGCTTTGGAACGTGCTGCGCGGCGACATGAGTCTGGTCGGGCCGCGGCCGCTGCTGCCGGAGTACCTCGACCGCTACTCGCCGTGGCAGGCCCGCCGCCACGAGGTGCGGCCGGGTGTCACCGGACTGGCCCAGGTGCGCGGCCGCAACAGTCTGAGCTGGGAGGAGAAGCTCGACTACGACGTGGAGTACGTCGACACCCGCTGCCTCCGACTGGATCTCTCGATCCTCGTCGCGACCGTACGCACCGTGCTGCGCCGGGAGGGGATCACGGCCTCGGGAGCCGACACGGCACCAGAGTTCCTCGGCTCGCCTCACCGCCCGGCGCCGCCGCAGCGCGACCGGACAACGGTATGA
- a CDS encoding DegT/DnrJ/EryC1/StrS family aminotransferase produces the protein MTEPILLSPPDVGPLEESYLIAALRSGWVAPAGPDLQAFERDIAERVGTGGAVAVSSGTAALHLALLGVGVKPGDVVLVPTLTFVATANAVRYIGARPVFVDCDPQTGNVDVSLVADLIGRLRARGERIGAVVPVDMFGSCADYDALVPLCADAGIPLVEDAAEALGASHRGGPAGSFGSVAALSFNGNKIMTTSGGGMLVSDDGELLARARHLSTQAREPTPHYEHRETGYNYRLSNLLAALGRAQLVRLDGMIARRRQLRDRYAKLFAPVPGVRLLGAEDAESNCWLTVITVEQRRSGWHAADLAVHLRERDIETRPVWKPMHLQPVHDGAESALTGAAERLFADGLTLPSGSALTEPQIARVLAAVDEFLSVRTGGPAA, from the coding sequence ATGACCGAACCGATCCTGCTGTCGCCACCCGATGTCGGGCCCCTCGAGGAGTCGTACCTGATCGCCGCCCTGCGCTCTGGCTGGGTCGCGCCCGCAGGCCCGGACCTGCAGGCGTTCGAACGCGACATCGCCGAGCGGGTCGGCACGGGCGGCGCGGTTGCGGTCAGCTCCGGTACGGCGGCCCTGCACCTCGCGCTGCTCGGTGTCGGCGTGAAGCCCGGTGACGTGGTCCTGGTCCCCACTCTGACGTTCGTCGCGACGGCGAACGCCGTCCGGTACATCGGTGCGCGCCCGGTCTTCGTCGACTGCGACCCGCAGACCGGCAACGTCGACGTCAGCCTGGTCGCCGACCTGATCGGACGGCTGCGCGCCCGCGGCGAGCGGATCGGAGCCGTCGTCCCGGTGGACATGTTCGGCAGTTGCGCCGACTACGACGCGTTGGTCCCGCTCTGCGCGGACGCGGGCATCCCGCTGGTGGAGGACGCCGCGGAGGCCCTGGGGGCGAGCCACCGAGGCGGCCCCGCCGGCTCCTTCGGTTCGGTCGCGGCGCTCTCCTTCAACGGCAACAAGATCATGACCACCTCCGGTGGCGGGATGCTGGTCTCCGACGACGGGGAGCTGCTCGCCCGGGCACGGCACCTCTCCACGCAGGCACGGGAGCCAACGCCGCATTACGAGCACCGGGAGACCGGCTACAACTACCGGCTCAGCAACCTCCTCGCCGCCCTCGGCCGCGCCCAGCTCGTCCGGTTGGACGGAATGATCGCCCGGCGCCGCCAGCTCCGCGACCGCTACGCCAAGCTGTTCGCCCCGGTCCCGGGAGTCCGGCTGCTCGGCGCCGAGGACGCCGAGTCGAACTGCTGGTTGACCGTGATCACGGTCGAGCAGCGGCGGAGCGGCTGGCATGCCGCGGACCTGGCCGTCCACCTGAGGGAGCGGGACATCGAGACTCGGCCGGTCTGGAAACCGATGCACCTGCAACCCGTGCACGACGGGGCCGAGAGCGCACTCACCGGCGCGGCGGAACGGCTCTTCGCCGACGGACTCACCCTGCCGAGCGGGAGTGCGCTGACCGAGCCCCAGATCGCCCGGGTGCTCGCCGCGGTCGACGAGTTCCTCAGCGTACGGACCGGAGGGCCAGCGGCGTGA
- a CDS encoding acetyltransferase produces MTTGLVVIGCGGHGREVLTIARAMNDAALLPAWRLLGVVDDRPTEENLKRLQRLDVPFLGDVAWLRDAPPDVQHVIGIGDPRVRRAVARRLDGYRTPAASLVHPDATIGSDARCGPGFVAFAGARVTTNVTIGRHVHLNQNATVGHDSALADFVGVNPLAAVSGDCHLGEGVLIGTTAAVLQGLRVGRDSTVGAGACVVRDVPEQVVVKGVPAR; encoded by the coding sequence GTGACGACCGGACTCGTGGTGATCGGCTGCGGCGGGCACGGGCGGGAGGTGCTGACGATCGCCCGGGCGATGAACGACGCCGCCCTGCTGCCGGCGTGGCGGCTGCTCGGGGTCGTCGACGACCGGCCGACGGAGGAGAACCTCAAGCGGTTGCAGCGGCTCGACGTGCCGTTCCTCGGTGACGTCGCCTGGTTGCGCGACGCGCCGCCGGACGTCCAGCACGTCATCGGCATCGGTGATCCGCGGGTGCGCCGGGCGGTGGCCCGCCGGCTCGACGGGTACCGGACGCCGGCCGCGAGCCTCGTGCACCCCGACGCCACGATCGGCTCGGACGCGCGCTGCGGGCCGGGATTCGTGGCCTTCGCCGGAGCGCGGGTCACCACGAACGTCACGATCGGCCGGCACGTGCACCTCAACCAGAACGCGACGGTCGGCCACGACAGCGCCCTTGCCGACTTCGTCGGGGTCAACCCGCTCGCCGCCGTGTCCGGTGACTGCCACCTGGGCGAGGGCGTCCTGATCGGGACCACTGCCGCGGTGCTACAGGGCCTGCGGGTCGGGCGGGACAGCACGGTCGGCGCCGGCGCCTGCGTCGTACGCGACGTGCCCGAGCAGGTCGTCGTGAAGGGCGTACCGGCCCGCTGA
- a CDS encoding nucleoside-diphosphate sugar epimerase/dehydratase, translating to MPQDIESSEQTDRRTRRSRVRRRAVGFLTTDTTAWVGGFVAAAWTRYEFQLPPGQLGRAAAVGAVAAVVHVAVAALRRLYSGRHPLGSLQEVQGVAGTAIATAAIVLLGLLPSHDRPVPASTPLVGGALALLFMLGARFAYRHRRDLAMRPDVRSSTPVLLFGMGDAGQELLRAMLSDPRGRYLPVGALDDDPDKHDLRIRGVRVLGGRRDVVSAVRRTGATTVIFSVANAEAALIREIREATLQTGAAFKVLPPVRDLVDHRITVTDVRDVQISDLLGRRQVVGDLPVRGNSLTGRRILVTGAGGSIGSELCRQVMKADPGELMMLDRDESALHSLQMSLAGRAMLDGPELILADLRDDEGIRRIIRERRPEIIFHAAALKHLTLLQRHPGEAVMTNVWGTLSVLDACRDVAKFVNISTDKAADPISVLGYSKRITERLTAHAASRFPGTFLSVRFGNVLSSRGSVVTAFQRQIEAGKPLTVTHPEVTRYLMTVQEAVHLVLQAAEIGRDGEALVLDMGEPVRIADLAKQMAEQASSSVPIVYTGLRPGEKLHEDLLGTGEIDTRPFHPLVSHVAVPALDPMEVGGLDPYAEPAKVVEQLALLCAQPVGPVLDGPLGVPLSSH from the coding sequence ATGCCGCAGGACATAGAGAGCAGCGAACAGACGGACCGCCGGACCCGTCGGTCCCGGGTACGTCGCCGCGCCGTCGGGTTCCTCACCACCGACACCACCGCATGGGTCGGTGGTTTCGTCGCGGCTGCGTGGACAAGGTACGAGTTCCAACTACCCCCGGGTCAGCTCGGCCGGGCGGCCGCGGTCGGCGCCGTAGCCGCAGTCGTGCACGTGGCCGTGGCGGCGCTGCGCCGGCTCTACTCCGGACGACACCCACTGGGCAGTCTCCAGGAGGTCCAGGGCGTCGCCGGCACGGCAATCGCCACCGCGGCCATCGTCCTGCTCGGCCTCCTGCCATCGCACGACCGGCCGGTGCCCGCGAGCACCCCGCTGGTCGGCGGCGCCCTCGCCCTGCTGTTCATGCTCGGCGCCCGGTTCGCGTACCGGCACCGGCGCGACCTCGCCATGCGCCCGGACGTACGGTCCTCGACGCCGGTACTGCTGTTCGGCATGGGCGACGCCGGGCAGGAACTGCTGCGCGCGATGCTCAGCGACCCACGCGGTCGCTACCTGCCGGTCGGCGCGCTCGACGACGACCCGGACAAGCACGACCTGCGCATCCGCGGGGTGCGGGTGCTCGGCGGTCGACGCGACGTGGTCTCCGCGGTCCGGCGCACCGGCGCAACGACCGTCATCTTCTCGGTAGCGAACGCCGAGGCCGCGCTCATCCGGGAGATCCGCGAGGCCACCCTCCAGACCGGGGCGGCGTTCAAGGTGCTGCCACCGGTACGGGACCTGGTGGACCACCGGATCACCGTCACCGACGTACGCGACGTGCAGATCAGCGACCTCCTCGGCCGCCGGCAGGTGGTCGGCGACCTGCCGGTGCGCGGCAACAGCCTGACCGGGCGACGGATCCTGGTGACCGGGGCCGGCGGCTCGATCGGCTCGGAGCTGTGCCGCCAGGTGATGAAGGCCGACCCGGGCGAGCTGATGATGCTGGACCGCGACGAGTCCGCCCTGCACAGCCTCCAGATGTCGCTCGCGGGACGGGCCATGTTGGACGGTCCGGAGCTGATCCTCGCCGACCTGCGCGACGACGAGGGCATCCGGCGCATCATCCGGGAACGGCGGCCGGAGATCATCTTCCACGCCGCGGCGCTCAAGCACCTGACGCTGTTGCAGCGCCACCCGGGTGAGGCCGTCATGACGAACGTCTGGGGCACGCTGTCGGTGCTGGACGCCTGCCGGGACGTGGCCAAGTTCGTGAACATCTCCACCGACAAGGCGGCCGACCCGATCAGCGTGCTCGGCTACTCGAAGCGGATCACCGAGCGGTTGACCGCCCACGCCGCGTCCCGGTTCCCGGGGACCTTCCTCAGCGTCCGGTTCGGCAACGTGTTGAGCAGCCGTGGCTCCGTCGTCACCGCGTTCCAGCGGCAGATCGAGGCCGGCAAGCCGCTGACGGTCACCCACCCCGAGGTCACCCGGTACCTGATGACCGTCCAGGAGGCCGTGCACCTGGTGCTCCAGGCCGCCGAGATCGGACGGGACGGGGAGGCGCTGGTGCTCGACATGGGTGAGCCGGTGCGCATCGCCGACCTGGCCAAGCAGATGGCCGAGCAGGCGTCCAGCTCGGTGCCGATCGTCTACACCGGGCTGCGCCCCGGCGAGAAGCTGCACGAGGACCTGCTCGGCACCGGTGAGATCGACACCCGGCCGTTCCACCCGCTGGTGTCGCACGTGGCCGTTCCCGCGCTGGACCCGATGGAGGTGGGCGGGCTCGACCCGTACGCCGAACCGGCAAAGGTGGTCGAGCAGCTCGCGCTGCTCTGCGCCCAGCCGGTCGGGCCGGTGCTGGACGGCCCGCTGGGTGTGCCGTTGTCGTCGCACTGA
- the wecB gene encoding non-hydrolyzing UDP-N-acetylglucosamine 2-epimerase, translating to MTRVMTVVGTRPEIIRLSRVLDRLDDTVDHVLVHTGQNWDPTLSDVFFTELRLRRPDRFLEVDTTSLGRVLGGVLVGIEQAITDLRPDALLVLGDTNSCIAALMARRMRVPVYHMEAGNRCFDLNVPEETNRRLVDHVADFNLVYTEHARRNLLAEGLHPRRILHTGSPMREVLEHYRAEIDASPILRQLELDPRRYFMVSAHREENVDRPDRLQRLLDCLRAVRDRWGYPVLMSTHPRTRKRLEALAPDPAALEGIAFHEPFGLLDYVHLQTKAYCTLSDSGTISEEAAILGFPAVTLRESIERPEALDAGGIIMTGLDSAGVVEAVQVTVDQVAAQGVPCPADYQVPDTSRRVVDFILSTVRRHHDWAGIRR from the coding sequence ATGACGAGAGTCATGACGGTGGTCGGCACCCGACCGGAGATCATTCGGTTGTCCCGGGTGCTGGACCGGCTGGACGACACGGTCGACCACGTGCTGGTGCACACCGGGCAGAACTGGGATCCCACCCTGTCCGACGTGTTCTTCACCGAGCTCAGGCTGCGCCGGCCGGACCGGTTCCTGGAGGTCGACACGACATCGCTCGGGCGGGTCCTCGGCGGCGTGCTGGTCGGCATCGAGCAGGCGATCACCGACCTGCGCCCGGACGCGCTGCTGGTGCTCGGCGACACGAACAGCTGCATCGCCGCGCTGATGGCCCGGCGGATGCGAGTGCCGGTCTACCACATGGAGGCCGGCAACCGCTGCTTCGACCTGAACGTGCCGGAGGAGACCAACCGTCGGCTGGTCGACCACGTCGCCGACTTCAACCTCGTCTACACCGAGCACGCCCGGCGCAACCTGCTGGCCGAGGGTCTGCACCCACGCCGGATCCTGCACACCGGCTCGCCGATGCGTGAGGTGTTGGAGCACTACCGTGCCGAGATCGACGCGTCGCCGATCCTGCGGCAACTGGAGCTCGACCCGCGGCGGTACTTCATGGTCAGCGCGCACCGCGAGGAGAACGTGGACCGGCCGGACCGGCTGCAGCGGCTGCTCGACTGCCTGCGGGCGGTCCGCGACCGCTGGGGTTACCCGGTGCTGATGTCCACCCATCCGCGCACCCGTAAGCGGCTGGAGGCGCTGGCGCCGGACCCCGCCGCGTTGGAGGGGATCGCCTTCCACGAGCCGTTCGGCCTGCTCGACTATGTGCACCTGCAGACGAAGGCGTACTGCACGCTCTCCGACAGCGGGACGATCAGCGAGGAGGCCGCGATCCTCGGCTTCCCCGCGGTCACGCTGCGGGAGTCGATCGAGCGGCCGGAGGCGCTGGACGCCGGCGGCATCATCATGACCGGTCTGGACTCGGCCGGTGTCGTGGAGGCGGTGCAGGTCACCGTGGACCAGGTCGCTGCGCAGGGGGTGCCCTGCCCGGCCGACTACCAGGTGCCGGACACCTCCCGGCGGGTGGTCGACTTCATCCTCTCCACCGTCCGCCGGCACCACGACTGGGCGGGCATCCGCCGCTGA
- a CDS encoding glycosyltransferase family 4 protein yields MRIGLISQWYPPEGVFIPGNLADQLAERGHEVRVLTTFPTYPYGRVYPGWRQRWRHRETDGQVAVQRVPAYPSHDTSAARRALSHLSFGASSAVAVRWLSGVDVTYVYHPPPTSIAAAAVLRVARRTPVVLHVQDLWPESVTGSGMAPAGRAGRTLERTLGALMRRTYRVADAVVVISPAMAEQVVKRGADPARVRVVWNWTDDALFRPVPATDEARALLGHSGRCTVMFAGNLGLLQGLETAVRAAAAVENRVDLVFVGSGAGEEAARRLAADLRVENVRFVGRREPDQMAELYAAADWQLVSLRDVPALRVAVPSKLQAALACGVPVIASVAGETAALVRSTGVGLACQPDDWRALAERFAEAAALPLASRQEMGRRARQVYLERMSLRVGVDQFEDLLTKVAAERGRA; encoded by the coding sequence GTGAGAATCGGCCTGATCAGCCAGTGGTATCCGCCGGAAGGGGTGTTCATCCCCGGTAACCTCGCGGACCAGCTTGCGGAGCGTGGCCACGAGGTGCGGGTTCTCACCACCTTCCCGACATACCCCTACGGCCGGGTCTATCCCGGCTGGCGGCAGCGCTGGCGGCATCGGGAGACCGACGGGCAGGTCGCGGTTCAGCGCGTGCCCGCCTATCCCAGCCACGACACCTCCGCCGCCCGGCGGGCCCTGAGCCACCTTTCGTTCGGCGCAAGCAGCGCCGTTGCGGTGAGGTGGCTCTCCGGCGTCGACGTCACCTACGTCTATCACCCGCCGCCCACGTCCATCGCCGCCGCCGCCGTGCTGCGCGTCGCCCGGCGTACGCCGGTAGTGCTGCACGTACAGGATCTGTGGCCCGAGTCCGTAACGGGCTCCGGGATGGCGCCCGCCGGCCGTGCCGGGCGCACCCTGGAGCGGACGCTGGGCGCGCTGATGCGACGCACGTACCGGGTCGCGGACGCCGTCGTGGTGATCTCCCCGGCTATGGCGGAGCAGGTAGTGAAGCGCGGCGCCGACCCGGCCCGCGTACGCGTCGTCTGGAACTGGACCGACGACGCGCTCTTCCGGCCGGTCCCCGCGACCGACGAGGCGCGGGCGCTGCTGGGCCACAGCGGACGCTGCACCGTGATGTTCGCCGGCAACCTCGGCCTGCTGCAGGGCCTCGAGACGGCGGTCCGGGCGGCGGCCGCCGTCGAAAACCGGGTCGACCTGGTCTTCGTGGGCTCGGGTGCGGGCGAGGAAGCCGCCCGGCGGCTCGCCGCGGACCTGCGCGTCGAGAACGTACGGTTCGTCGGCCGGCGCGAGCCGGACCAGATGGCCGAGTTGTACGCGGCCGCCGACTGGCAGTTGGTGTCGTTGCGGGACGTGCCGGCCCTGCGGGTCGCTGTCCCGTCGAAGCTGCAGGCGGCCCTGGCCTGCGGCGTACCCGTGATCGCCTCGGTGGCCGGCGAGACGGCGGCTCTGGTCCGGTCGACCGGGGTCGGCCTCGCCTGCCAGCCGGACGACTGGCGTGCGCTCGCCGAGCGCTTCGCGGAGGCCGCCGCCCTGCCGTTGGCGAGCCGGCAAGAGATGGGCCGCCGGGCGCGGCAGGTCTACCTGGAGCGGATGTCGCTGCGGGTGGGCGTAGACCAGTTCGAGGACCTTCTGACCAAGGTGGCAGCAGAGAGAGGACGGGCATGA